In Arthrobacter alpinus, a single window of DNA contains:
- the aztC gene encoding zinc ABC transporter substrate-binding protein AztC translates to MRRPVLLTMAAVMAMIASGCSQAAPSPGPQIVVTTNILGDVTRQVLGDQATVTTLMPPEADPHSFEISAQEAALMGDADLLVSNGLGLEEGLQQHLDRAAAAGVPMLAAGEVIDAVPYNSGDAEGAPDPHFWTDPAAMLSVVNAVEAAASKIDGVDAGKLATSAAAYRAQLAELDAEMTTAFAALPADRRALVTNHHVFGYLAKRFDFQVIGAVIPGGTTLAAPSAADLRQLSEAISSAGVPTIFAESSQPDRLVQVLASEAGIDVEVRELFTESLSRPDGEAPTYVDMMRTNTQRIVQGLSP, encoded by the coding sequence ATGAGGCGTCCGGTGCTGCTGACCATGGCGGCGGTGATGGCCATGATCGCGTCCGGGTGCTCGCAAGCGGCACCGTCACCGGGTCCGCAGATCGTGGTCACCACGAACATTCTGGGCGACGTGACCCGGCAGGTCCTTGGCGACCAGGCAACCGTGACCACCCTCATGCCGCCCGAGGCCGACCCGCACTCCTTTGAAATTTCCGCCCAGGAGGCGGCCCTCATGGGCGATGCGGATCTGCTGGTCTCCAATGGTCTGGGTCTGGAGGAAGGGTTGCAGCAGCATCTCGACAGGGCTGCCGCAGCCGGTGTCCCCATGCTTGCTGCCGGCGAGGTGATCGACGCAGTACCTTACAATTCCGGGGACGCGGAAGGTGCGCCGGACCCCCATTTCTGGACAGATCCGGCCGCCATGCTCAGCGTTGTCAACGCGGTTGAGGCGGCCGCGTCCAAGATCGACGGGGTCGACGCCGGGAAGCTGGCCACCAGCGCGGCCGCCTACCGGGCCCAGCTGGCGGAACTCGACGCTGAGATGACAACGGCCTTCGCGGCGCTCCCTGCGGATCGCCGGGCCTTGGTTACCAACCACCATGTCTTTGGCTATCTCGCCAAACGGTTCGATTTCCAGGTCATCGGGGCCGTCATTCCCGGCGGAACCACGCTCGCCGCACCCAGCGCCGCCGATCTACGTCAGCTCAGCGAGGCGATCAGCAGCGCCGGAGTGCCCACTATTTTTGCCGAATCATCCCAGCCGGACCGCCTGGTTCAGGTCCTCGCCAGCGAGGCTGGCATCGATGTGGAGGTCCGCGAACTGTTCACGGAATCACTGAGCCGCCCCGACGGCGAGGCACCAACGTACGTGGACATGATGCGCACCAACACCCAACGAATCGTCCAGGGACTGTCACCCTGA
- the aztD gene encoding zinc metallochaperone AztD: MRNHHMLRQRNNRLGVTAAIAGILLVATGCANGSGTPGATAEAPSTTSADANGRVAVSYKGGISVLDANTLETVKAFDSEEFTRLNAAGDGRHVFVTTTAGFQLLDMAEPELTDLVVDATAPGHVVRHAGNTVLFDDGTGTTTILKSKDLTNLNGALPEAQTYKAESAHHGVSIVLEDGTLLTTSGDKTSRSGAVALEAHEDHWHSIAESKECPGIHGEGTASDEAVVFGCEDGALLYHHGKFEKFTAPDKYGRMGNAFVSETSPIVVGDYKNDPDAEGYLLNSVALIDTEKNSYNVVKLPDTVNYTFRDVARGPGDLAYILSTNGSIHVLDPKDGKIVNEFPVIGAWEGPAEWQDAHPAITVNGDTAYITEPATSTIHSVDLTTGKITASKKMDAVPNEIAINVRAH, from the coding sequence ATGAGGAATCATCACATGCTCCGCCAAAGAAATAACCGCTTGGGAGTTACCGCCGCAATCGCAGGAATTCTGCTTGTGGCCACCGGCTGCGCCAACGGTTCCGGCACACCCGGCGCCACAGCCGAGGCCCCCAGCACTACCTCCGCAGATGCGAACGGACGCGTCGCCGTTTCCTACAAGGGCGGCATCAGCGTCCTCGACGCCAATACTCTCGAGACCGTAAAGGCCTTTGACTCCGAAGAGTTCACCAGGCTCAACGCCGCCGGGGACGGCAGGCACGTCTTTGTCACCACAACGGCCGGCTTCCAGCTGCTGGACATGGCCGAGCCCGAACTCACCGATCTGGTGGTCGATGCGACCGCGCCGGGCCACGTGGTCCGGCACGCCGGCAATACTGTCCTCTTCGATGACGGAACGGGTACCACCACCATCCTGAAATCCAAGGACCTCACCAACCTCAATGGGGCACTGCCGGAGGCGCAGACGTACAAGGCCGAATCAGCCCACCACGGCGTGTCAATCGTGTTGGAGGACGGAACGCTCCTCACCACTTCGGGAGACAAGACCTCACGGTCTGGGGCCGTTGCCCTCGAGGCTCACGAGGACCATTGGCACTCGATCGCTGAGAGCAAGGAATGCCCGGGGATTCACGGTGAAGGTACTGCATCCGATGAAGCAGTGGTCTTTGGTTGCGAGGACGGTGCGCTCCTGTACCACCACGGAAAATTCGAAAAGTTCACCGCTCCGGACAAGTACGGCCGGATGGGGAATGCGTTTGTCTCCGAAACCAGCCCGATCGTGGTCGGTGACTACAAGAATGATCCGGACGCCGAAGGCTACCTCCTCAACTCCGTTGCCCTGATCGATACCGAAAAGAACAGCTACAACGTTGTCAAGCTTCCCGACACCGTCAACTACACCTTTCGCGACGTGGCCCGGGGCCCCGGCGACCTGGCCTACATTCTGTCCACGAACGGATCCATTCACGTGCTGGACCCCAAAGACGGAAAGATCGTCAATGAATTCCCCGTGATCGGTGCGTGGGAAGGTCCCGCCGAATGGCAGGACGCCCACCCCGCCATCACGGTCAACGGCGACACCGCCTACATCACCGAGCCTGCCACCAGCACGATTCATTCAGTGGACCTCACCACCGGCAAGATCACCGCGTCCAAGAAAATGGACGCAGTCCCCAACGAAATCGCCATCAACGTCAGAGCACACTAA
- a CDS encoding glycosyltransferase — protein MRHQNTIDAGKLPIESQESIAKISQGAHRGRGGVVTVLVPAHNEAEAIIETLESLGQQTRRPDRVIVIADNCTDATEQLAVDFGAEVISTVGNTDKKAGALNFALSGLLADADPDDLILVQDADSQLSPDFIENAVRHLSANDNLGAVGGVFRGGPGGGFVGHLQRNEYARYARDVKRLHGKCLVVTGTAALFRVRTLKGVSMARTSGVLPAGNGQGGIYDTSVLTEDNELSFALLTLGYSIASPADCTLVTEVMPTWRELWAQRLRWKRGAVENCVQYGWTKVTRPYWGRQVLSMIGVLVTIAYFSSIGVALGTGQGLHIHAFWMAVTGVFVIERVVTVRLRGWKYMLLAATMYETVIDLFLQLVHAKAYTDAIFNKKKVW, from the coding sequence ATGCGACACCAGAACACGATTGACGCAGGGAAACTCCCCATCGAGTCGCAGGAATCCATAGCGAAAATCTCCCAGGGTGCCCATAGGGGCCGTGGAGGAGTAGTGACTGTTCTGGTCCCCGCGCACAATGAAGCCGAAGCCATCATCGAGACGCTCGAATCGCTTGGACAGCAAACACGCCGTCCGGACCGAGTGATTGTCATTGCAGATAACTGCACGGACGCTACAGAGCAGCTTGCCGTGGATTTCGGAGCCGAAGTGATCAGCACGGTGGGAAATACAGACAAAAAGGCCGGGGCGTTGAACTTCGCCCTGAGCGGCCTCCTAGCGGATGCCGACCCGGATGACCTGATCCTGGTGCAAGACGCCGATTCCCAGCTGTCACCGGACTTTATTGAGAACGCCGTGCGTCATTTGAGCGCCAACGACAACCTTGGCGCCGTCGGCGGCGTTTTTCGCGGCGGTCCCGGTGGCGGCTTCGTTGGCCACCTGCAACGCAATGAATACGCCCGATACGCCAGGGATGTGAAGCGGCTCCACGGGAAATGCTTGGTTGTCACCGGTACGGCAGCACTGTTCCGGGTACGCACGCTCAAGGGCGTGTCAATGGCCAGGACCTCGGGGGTTCTGCCAGCAGGCAACGGCCAGGGTGGCATCTATGACACCTCGGTCCTGACCGAAGACAACGAACTCTCCTTCGCGCTGCTCACCCTGGGTTACAGCATTGCCTCCCCGGCCGATTGCACCTTGGTCACGGAAGTGATGCCCACCTGGCGAGAACTGTGGGCTCAGCGTCTCCGGTGGAAGAGGGGCGCCGTGGAGAACTGCGTGCAATACGGCTGGACCAAGGTCACCCGGCCATACTGGGGGCGCCAAGTCCTTTCGATGATTGGCGTCCTCGTCACCATCGCGTATTTCTCCTCGATCGGCGTCGCACTTGGTACCGGACAGGGGCTTCACATCCACGCCTTCTGGATGGCCGTGACCGGAGTGTTCGTGATTGAGCGCGTCGTGACCGTGCGACTGCGCGGATGGAAATACATGCTGCTGGCCGCGACCATGTACGAGACAGTCATAGACCTGTTCTTGCAATTGGTTCACGCCAAGGCTTACACGGATGCAATTTTTAACAAGAAGAAAGTTTGGTAA
- a CDS encoding DJ-1/PfpI family protein — protein sequence MSHELSGKKIAFLVAPFGVEHAQLANPWRAVKLAGGNPILVSTGHGPIQAVHRGVRTSETIHVDSIIEELNIGECAALVLPGGLDNSVTLREQPDAIGAVAEFVRAGKSVAAISHGPGILVNAGVLAGKVLTSWPGMEAEIVKAGGIWMDEEVRFCPDHGWMLVTGRSSLGLSSFTKAMVTAFI from the coding sequence ATGTCTCATGAACTGAGCGGCAAGAAGATAGCTTTTCTTGTGGCTCCTTTCGGTGTGGAACATGCACAGCTGGCGAACCCGTGGCGGGCCGTCAAGCTAGCCGGTGGAAATCCGATCCTCGTTTCCACCGGCCACGGCCCAATTCAGGCCGTCCATCGCGGAGTCCGGACCAGCGAGACTATTCACGTCGACAGCATCATCGAGGAGCTAAATATCGGTGAGTGCGCTGCATTGGTGCTCCCAGGCGGGTTGGACAATTCAGTTACTTTACGGGAGCAGCCGGACGCGATTGGTGCGGTTGCCGAGTTTGTTCGGGCTGGCAAATCTGTGGCAGCCATTTCGCATGGTCCTGGGATCTTGGTCAACGCCGGCGTACTAGCCGGAAAAGTGCTGACGAGCTGGCCCGGGATGGAGGCCGAGATCGTGAAAGCAGGGGGAATCTGGATGGACGAAGAGGTCCGGTTCTGCCCTGACCACGGATGGATGCTGGTCACCGGCAGATCGAGCCTGGGACTATCCTCATTCACGAAGGCCATGGTCACAGCGTTTATATAG
- a CDS encoding DUF7218 family protein, producing the protein MPEKKNPSLKDPQLYESLRDDGASAQKAARISNAAAKEGRSAVGRRGGQSQAYEEWTVAELKDKAKEIGLRGYSRKRKDELIKSLRNS; encoded by the coding sequence TTGCCTGAGAAAAAGAATCCAAGTTTGAAGGACCCCCAGCTGTATGAATCGCTCCGGGACGACGGCGCATCGGCCCAAAAAGCGGCCAGGATCTCCAACGCGGCCGCGAAGGAGGGCCGCTCGGCAGTGGGACGCAGAGGAGGCCAGTCACAGGCGTATGAAGAATGGACCGTGGCAGAACTGAAGGATAAGGCCAAGGAGATTGGACTGAGGGGATATTCGAGGAAGCGCAAGGACGAGCTGATCAAGTCCTTGCGGAATTCATAG
- a CDS encoding ferritin-like domain-containing protein codes for MFEHFNTAEEIFRFKLGLALTMEHDSQELLHDMRKAAMRSEVKELFQEHTHETRQQIENLHQCFALLSTEAGRSPSPTTKGLAKELKSLLGKVDSSLADGVVLSGAIETEHYEVAVYETLILQAKARGVAGVAELLNQNLLQEKSMIGKLLAATEAIAREDAAAQADTAASPAPEIEVPPYLPPGSI; via the coding sequence ATGTTTGAACATTTCAACACTGCCGAAGAAATTTTCCGATTCAAGCTCGGGCTGGCGCTGACCATGGAGCACGATTCCCAGGAACTGCTTCACGACATGAGAAAAGCCGCCATGCGAAGCGAAGTAAAGGAGCTGTTTCAGGAGCACACGCATGAAACAAGGCAGCAAATCGAGAATTTGCATCAGTGCTTTGCACTATTGAGTACTGAAGCCGGTAGGTCACCGTCTCCCACCACCAAGGGTTTGGCGAAGGAACTCAAGTCCCTCCTGGGCAAGGTTGACAGCTCCCTTGCAGACGGCGTCGTACTTTCCGGGGCCATCGAGACCGAACACTATGAAGTGGCCGTCTACGAAACCCTCATCCTTCAGGCGAAGGCGCGAGGTGTGGCAGGAGTAGCTGAACTGTTGAACCAGAACCTGCTCCAGGAAAAGTCGATGATCGGCAAGCTCCTCGCGGCCACCGAAGCCATTGCCCGAGAAGACGCCGCGGCTCAAGCGGATACCGCTGCTTCGCCTGCGCCTGAAATAGAGGTGCCACCATACTTGCCGCCGGGGAGCATCTAG
- a CDS encoding carboxylate-amine ligase has product MLTFGVEEEFIFLDRETLVPVPVAADIQRELEEFNIGPGLVHGEFLLSQVEYSSPIFSNFQQAAQALWGFRTALAECAEERGVLVAGVGTPFMKSAHETVTGTNRYAGIADSIGLLAFEHYINGLHIHVGIPSQDEGVVALNYLRRWLPVLLAMSANSPFWCGRDTAFCSWRAIQYRRWTTAGCPPEFVDAADYRNRTQALIGIGATMDKGSISWSARLSARHPTLEIRVTDAQLEPSTTLLLALLGRALVMTSMTQPTPASAGPELLDAALWHAARHGLARDLVDPCVNRLAPAPEVVQSLLDETHRALEAAGDLATVTALTEQLLLVGTGADRQRRAFTHGGQQGLAAYLFRAIKNSSSAHEPVAGHLGPNDPRPLKSGPLR; this is encoded by the coding sequence ATGTTAACTTTTGGAGTTGAGGAAGAGTTCATTTTTCTTGACCGGGAGACCCTGGTGCCCGTTCCTGTCGCGGCGGATATTCAGCGGGAGCTCGAAGAATTCAATATTGGTCCTGGGCTCGTTCATGGTGAGTTCCTGCTCTCTCAAGTGGAATACTCCTCGCCAATATTCTCGAACTTTCAGCAGGCGGCCCAGGCGCTTTGGGGGTTTCGGACAGCCTTGGCTGAATGCGCTGAGGAACGCGGGGTGTTGGTGGCCGGGGTTGGTACACCATTCATGAAGTCGGCACATGAAACGGTGACGGGGACCAATCGATACGCAGGGATTGCGGACAGCATCGGATTATTGGCGTTCGAACATTACATCAATGGCCTCCACATCCATGTTGGCATCCCCAGCCAAGACGAAGGTGTGGTGGCATTGAACTACCTGCGCCGGTGGCTGCCAGTTTTGTTGGCGATGTCGGCCAATTCGCCGTTTTGGTGTGGCCGTGACACAGCCTTTTGCAGTTGGCGTGCCATTCAGTACCGGCGGTGGACCACGGCAGGATGCCCGCCCGAATTCGTCGATGCCGCCGACTACAGAAACAGAACTCAAGCGCTCATTGGCATCGGAGCGACCATGGACAAAGGATCCATTTCGTGGTCGGCGCGGCTCTCTGCCCGTCACCCCACACTGGAAATTCGCGTTACAGATGCTCAATTGGAGCCTTCCACCACGCTGTTGCTTGCACTGCTGGGACGCGCACTGGTGATGACTTCCATGACGCAGCCAACGCCAGCTTCGGCCGGCCCGGAGCTGTTGGATGCAGCCTTGTGGCACGCGGCTCGCCATGGACTTGCCCGCGACTTGGTTGACCCTTGTGTGAACAGGCTGGCACCAGCGCCGGAGGTGGTGCAGTCTTTGCTGGATGAAACCCATCGGGCCTTGGAGGCCGCTGGCGACCTAGCCACTGTCACGGCATTAACAGAGCAACTACTCCTCGTGGGAACCGGCGCGGATCGCCAGCGACGTGCCTTCACTCACGGTGGTCAGCAAGGGCTTGCTGCGTATCTGTTCCGCGCCATCAAGAATAGTTCCTCGGCACACGAACCCGTTGCCGGCCATCTTGGCCCGAACGATCCCAGACCTCTGAAGAGTGGCCCGTTGCGCTGA
- a CDS encoding SDR family oxidoreductase, whose amino-acid sequence MPSLKGAVVLVTGANGGIGTHFVHQALARGAAKVYASARTPRAWDDERIVPLTLDVTDSASIQAAVEAAGDVTVLINNAGASTPTPGILSHTEEEIRANVETNFFGPLFLARAFVPILSGKTGAVIIDIHSALSWYAVAGIYSATKAALWSATNSLRLELAPAGVHVMGVHVAYVDTPMAAHSNDPKKDPAELVHAVFDAVEAGEYEVLADDTSVNLKAGLSAPIEKLYPQLAATGA is encoded by the coding sequence ATGCCCTCACTTAAGGGAGCAGTTGTCCTTGTCACCGGAGCAAACGGTGGCATCGGCACTCACTTTGTCCATCAAGCCCTAGCCCGTGGTGCTGCCAAGGTCTATGCCTCCGCCCGCACCCCGCGTGCGTGGGATGACGAGCGGATTGTGCCGCTGACCCTGGACGTCACCGATTCGGCGTCGATTCAGGCCGCGGTCGAGGCAGCAGGGGATGTGACGGTGTTGATCAACAACGCCGGAGCCTCCACACCCACACCCGGGATTCTGAGCCACACGGAGGAGGAAATCCGGGCCAACGTTGAAACGAACTTTTTTGGCCCGCTCTTCTTGGCCCGCGCATTCGTGCCGATCCTCTCGGGCAAGACCGGAGCCGTGATCATCGATATCCACTCGGCGCTGAGCTGGTACGCCGTCGCCGGGATTTACAGCGCCACGAAGGCGGCCCTGTGGTCGGCAACTAACTCCCTGCGCCTGGAGCTGGCGCCGGCCGGCGTTCACGTGATGGGAGTGCACGTCGCCTATGTAGACACGCCCATGGCCGCCCACTCCAACGATCCGAAGAAGGACCCGGCGGAGCTGGTTCACGCAGTGTTCGACGCCGTCGAGGCGGGGGAATACGAGGTGTTGGCTGACGACACTTCCGTCAACCTCAAGGCCGGCCTGAGCGCCCCCATCGAAAAGCTCTACCCGCAGCTAGCTGCCACGGGCGCGTAA
- a CDS encoding alkene reductase, with translation MTLSSLWQPFTLGRVELSHRLALAPMTRNRAHADGTPGDLVAEYYGQRSSLGLLITEGAQPSADGQGYVNTPGIYTPEHIAGWRNVADAVHAGGGSLFIQLMHAGRNSHPDNTPHHRQPVAPSAISAGVDIATPSGQQQTPVPRELSIEDIRATIAEFVHAAASAIAAGADGVEIHGANGYLLHQFLSPNANHRTDAYGGSVENRSRFVIEVARAVAQEIGADRVGIRLSPSMLLGGINEGEVADVRAQYGHLVGELAGLNLAYLHLHHVGDDELLQSFREVWPTAVLVVRYGRTREQIAADIDAGFADIAPVGRMALANPDVVERLRAQAPMNELDPATIYAGGASGYTDYPVLANA, from the coding sequence ATGACTTTGTCTTCTCTGTGGCAACCATTCACCCTGGGCCGTGTAGAGCTTTCACACCGGCTCGCACTGGCACCGATGACCCGTAACAGGGCTCACGCTGACGGTACCCCCGGCGATCTTGTCGCCGAATACTACGGCCAGCGCTCATCCCTGGGGCTGTTGATCACCGAAGGTGCCCAACCCTCGGCCGATGGGCAGGGGTATGTGAACACGCCCGGCATCTATACACCGGAGCACATTGCAGGGTGGCGGAACGTCGCCGATGCCGTGCATGCCGGTGGCGGATCGTTGTTCATCCAGCTGATGCACGCGGGCCGGAACTCGCACCCGGACAACACCCCGCATCATCGTCAGCCGGTAGCGCCGTCGGCCATTTCAGCCGGCGTGGACATTGCGACCCCGAGTGGACAGCAGCAGACGCCGGTACCGCGTGAACTGAGCATCGAGGATATTCGGGCCACAATCGCCGAGTTTGTTCACGCCGCTGCGTCCGCGATTGCTGCCGGTGCCGACGGCGTGGAGATCCATGGTGCGAACGGGTACCTGCTGCACCAGTTCCTTTCACCGAACGCGAACCACCGCACCGATGCCTATGGCGGATCGGTGGAGAACCGCTCCCGCTTTGTCATTGAGGTGGCCCGTGCCGTGGCGCAGGAGATCGGCGCTGACCGTGTCGGCATCCGCCTGTCACCGTCAATGCTGTTGGGCGGCATCAATGAAGGTGAAGTTGCCGATGTGCGGGCGCAGTATGGACACTTGGTCGGTGAGCTGGCCGGCCTGAACTTGGCTTATCTGCACCTGCACCACGTCGGTGACGATGAGTTGTTGCAGTCCTTCCGTGAGGTATGGCCGACGGCGGTGCTGGTGGTCCGCTATGGCCGCACCCGCGAGCAGATTGCCGCCGACATCGACGCCGGCTTTGCCGACATTGCTCCTGTGGGCCGGATGGCACTGGCCAACCCCGACGTCGTCGAGCGCCTGCGTGCCCAAGCTCCCATGAACGAGTTGGACCCTGCCACGATCTATGCTGGCGGCGCGTCCGGATACACCGATTACCCCGTCCTGGCTAACGCCTAA
- a CDS encoding TetR/AcrR family transcriptional regulator — protein sequence MPETSPPLGRRERNKQAKLDRIVAAAGELFSEYGVDDVTTQQIADKADIGAGTLFLYAKSKGELLLMVQNSSYADSLERGRAAAEKTPDMLQAVMAILTEVVHCNRTQVDNGRTYLREMVFGDPEEPHRREALGLSFQTEEAVAAVLQRDQRINSGQAATRAKVVSAIMFLTMSATGNAAKTIEELLIEIRTQIQVLLPTA from the coding sequence GTGCCAGAAACTTCCCCGCCCCTCGGACGACGCGAACGGAACAAGCAAGCCAAGCTGGACCGCATCGTGGCAGCCGCTGGCGAGCTCTTTTCCGAATATGGGGTCGACGATGTCACCACACAGCAAATTGCCGACAAAGCCGACATCGGAGCAGGCACTCTTTTCCTCTACGCCAAATCCAAGGGTGAGCTGCTCCTGATGGTGCAAAACTCCAGCTACGCCGATTCACTCGAACGGGGCAGGGCTGCCGCGGAGAAGACTCCCGACATGCTCCAAGCCGTTATGGCGATCCTCACCGAAGTGGTCCACTGCAACCGAACCCAGGTCGACAACGGCCGGACCTACCTTCGCGAAATGGTCTTTGGCGACCCGGAGGAACCACACCGGCGCGAAGCGCTCGGCCTCTCGTTTCAGACCGAGGAGGCCGTCGCCGCGGTACTGCAACGGGATCAGCGCATCAATTCCGGGCAAGCCGCAACACGCGCGAAGGTTGTCTCCGCCATTATGTTCCTCACCATGTCCGCCACGGGAAACGCCGCAAAGACCATCGAGGAACTGCTGATCGAGATCAGAACCCAGATCCAGGTCC